A genomic segment from Dendropsophus ebraccatus isolate aDenEbr1 chromosome 7, aDenEbr1.pat, whole genome shotgun sequence encodes:
- the LOC138797145 gene encoding uncharacterized protein isoform X1, whose product MKNWNSYLIKTNDRVNMPACMVKGCTPTTRLGEHDVILHIFPKDKDIIRQWLVAVNQNMENLEELVETIFQSKNQKYRLCSVHFGPTCYMHNPKTGKRRLNPNAVPSIFPVRGVSTEDLSEDFSPRPLKRKRVDLMGHGVVSLKPGERCPTCSQIFQATHPKTKETAEKATVYDPYYGMTRTKVQATVRSFSIRVQCNKLRGKRKTVPRPQKSLVFGQSIDEVSTASTKSTSTPHETISNFQQGLDVQSRLPGGSLKQNMPVDFESESESETSCSSESSPASEGESDDSPLDEQEDVMTFSKTNFDSKTPVNVHPVNQRKFIVYESCLDALLFKIPCQFRGCSGRMKRVKKKTCGSYLSVFLQCTSRHYQKVWESQPKIDGKPAGNIELSGAVLLSGNAFAKMQQFFNVMNMVGVSESTCYRYQKNYLFPAIESAWRLNQEENFAALGTTALCVAGDLQSDSSGRKAKYCIYTLMDVKTQKILAFDIQQLCGGAKSAGLKKIACKKALDYLLREDLNVRILCTDRHASIRKMIKDVYSAIVHEYDVHHVAKSIGKKLLMASKRKNCEELAHWIGPAKNHLCWSANNCSQDPNKLLKRWNSLLYHVQNIHTWYDEKCDYNACQHTQLSLEAKKQRKWLNPQNASYKTLKKIVTDARLQKDLKHLSQFCHAGDMEVFHSHILKYRSKWQHFGIDGVQARIQLAALDHNENINRIQAASQHTLKSSRAVGAECYNATNAKARKEWLARAIYEPTNQRFLKDLLREVIEVAAGHRSID is encoded by the exons ATGAAGAACTGGAATTCATACTTAATAAAGACTAATGACAG GGTAAATATGCCGGCTTGTATGGTTAAGGGATGCACGCCCACGACTCGTCTTGGAGAACACGATGTCATATTACACATATTCCCCAAAGACAAAGACATAATTAGACAATGGCTTGTAGCCGTAAATCAAAACATGGAAAATTTGGAAGAACTTGTTGAAACAATCTTTCAATCAAAAAATCAAAAATATCGTCTTTGCTCCGTACACTTCGGGCCTACATGCTACATGCACAACCCAAAGACGGGAAAGAGGAGACTAAATCCCAATGCCGTCCCATCCATCTTTCCAGTTCGTGGTGTGAGCACAGAAGATTTATCAGAAGATTTTTCTCCTCGTCCTTTGAAAAGAAAGAGAGTAGACCTCATGGGTCATGGTGTGGTATCTCTGAAACCTGGAGAAAGATGTCCTACCTGTTCACAAATTTTCCAAGCAACCCATCCAAAAACCAAAGAGACGGCTGAAAAAGCAACAGTTTATGATCCCTATTATGGCATGACTAGGACTAAGGTACAAGCAACAGTGCGCTCATTCTCCATTCGTGTACAGTGTAACAAATTACgagggaaaagaaaaactgtaccaAGACCTCAAAAATCTTTAGTATTCGGTCAAAGTATAGACGAGGTATCCACTGCAAGCACCAAATCTACCTCAACACCACATGAAACGATCTCAAACTTCCAACAAGGCCTGGACGTCCAATCACGTCTACCCGGAGGTTCTCTAAAACAAAATATGCCAGTTGATTTTGAATCTGAATCCGAGTCGGAGACTAGTTGTAGCAGTGAGAGTAGTCCGGCAAGTGAGGGTGAATCTGATGACTCTCCTCTTGATGAACAGGAAGACGTGATGACGTTCTCTAAAACAAACTTTGACTCCAAAACTCCGGTAAATGTTCACCCAGTCAATCAGCGCAAGTTTATAGTCTATGAAAGTTGTTTGGATGCCCTACTCTTTAAAATCCCTTGCCAATTTCGAGGTTGCAGCGGACGGATGAAACGCGTTAAGAAGAAAACCTGTGGTTCCTATTTATCAGTATTTTTACAATGTACATCGAGACATTATCAGAAGGTGTGGGAAAGCCAACCAAAGATCGACGGGAAGCCTGCCGGTAACATCGAGCTGTCTGGTGCCGTTTTACTGAGTGGAAATGCCTTTGCCAAAATGCAGCAGTTCTTCAATGTGATGAACATGGTTGGCGTTTCTGAAAGTACCTGTTACAGGTATCAGAAAAATTATCTTTTCCCAGCAATTGAGAGTGCCTGGAGGCTGAATCAAGAGGAGAACTTTGCCGCTTTAGGGACCACCGCGCTGTGTGTTGCGGGAGATTTACAATCTGACTCCTCAGGGCGCAAagcaaaatactgtatatacaccctcatggatgtgaaaacacaaaaaatactCGCCTTTGATATCCAACAACTCTGTGGTGGAGCGAAGTCTGCTGGCCTAAAAAAAATAGCCTGCAAGAAGGCGCTCGATTACCTCTTACGGGAAGACCTGAATGTTCGTATACTGTGCACTGATCGCCACGCTTCAATTCGTAAAATGATCAAAGATGTATATTCAGCAATTGTCCACGAGTATGATGTGCACCATGTGGCCAAGTCCATTGGCAAGAAATTACTAATGGCgagtaaaagaaaaaactgtgagGAACTGGCACATTGGATCGGCCCCGCGAAAAATCATCTGTGTTGGTCCGCCAATAATTGCTCTCAAGATCCGAACAAATTGTTGAAAAGGTGGAATTCCCTTTTGTACCACGTTCAGAATATACATACGTGGTACGATGAAAAATGTGACTATAACGCCTGCCAACACACACAACTTTCCCTCGAGGCTAAAAAGCAACGGAAATGGCTAAACCCTCAAAACGCCTCATACAAGACGTTAAAAAAAATAGTGACGGACGCTCGTCTGCAAAAAGATTTGAAGCACCTCAGCCAATTCTGTCACGCCGGAGACATGGAGGTGTTTCACAGTCATATTCTGAAATACCGATCCAAGTGGCAGCATTTCGGAATAGATGGCGTCCAGGCTCGAATCCAACTGGCAGCCCTTGACCATAATGAAAATATCAACAGAATTCAAGCCGCATCGCAACACACTTTAAAATCAAGCAGAGCGGTCGGGGCAGAATGTTACAACGCGACAAACGCCAAAGCTCGTAAGGAATGGTTGGCGCGGGCAATATACGAACCGACTAATCAACGATTCCTCAAAGACCTACTGCGAGAAGTGATAGAGGTGGCCGCAGGACACCGCTCCATCGATTGA
- the LOC138797145 gene encoding uncharacterized protein isoform X2 codes for MPACMVKGCTPTTRLGEHDVILHIFPKDKDIIRQWLVAVNQNMENLEELVETIFQSKNQKYRLCSVHFGPTCYMHNPKTGKRRLNPNAVPSIFPVRGVSTEDLSEDFSPRPLKRKRVDLMGHGVVSLKPGERCPTCSQIFQATHPKTKETAEKATVYDPYYGMTRTKVQATVRSFSIRVQCNKLRGKRKTVPRPQKSLVFGQSIDEVSTASTKSTSTPHETISNFQQGLDVQSRLPGGSLKQNMPVDFESESESETSCSSESSPASEGESDDSPLDEQEDVMTFSKTNFDSKTPVNVHPVNQRKFIVYESCLDALLFKIPCQFRGCSGRMKRVKKKTCGSYLSVFLQCTSRHYQKVWESQPKIDGKPAGNIELSGAVLLSGNAFAKMQQFFNVMNMVGVSESTCYRYQKNYLFPAIESAWRLNQEENFAALGTTALCVAGDLQSDSSGRKAKYCIYTLMDVKTQKILAFDIQQLCGGAKSAGLKKIACKKALDYLLREDLNVRILCTDRHASIRKMIKDVYSAIVHEYDVHHVAKSIGKKLLMASKRKNCEELAHWIGPAKNHLCWSANNCSQDPNKLLKRWNSLLYHVQNIHTWYDEKCDYNACQHTQLSLEAKKQRKWLNPQNASYKTLKKIVTDARLQKDLKHLSQFCHAGDMEVFHSHILKYRSKWQHFGIDGVQARIQLAALDHNENINRIQAASQHTLKSSRAVGAECYNATNAKARKEWLARAIYEPTNQRFLKDLLREVIEVAAGHRSID; via the coding sequence ATGCCGGCTTGTATGGTTAAGGGATGCACGCCCACGACTCGTCTTGGAGAACACGATGTCATATTACACATATTCCCCAAAGACAAAGACATAATTAGACAATGGCTTGTAGCCGTAAATCAAAACATGGAAAATTTGGAAGAACTTGTTGAAACAATCTTTCAATCAAAAAATCAAAAATATCGTCTTTGCTCCGTACACTTCGGGCCTACATGCTACATGCACAACCCAAAGACGGGAAAGAGGAGACTAAATCCCAATGCCGTCCCATCCATCTTTCCAGTTCGTGGTGTGAGCACAGAAGATTTATCAGAAGATTTTTCTCCTCGTCCTTTGAAAAGAAAGAGAGTAGACCTCATGGGTCATGGTGTGGTATCTCTGAAACCTGGAGAAAGATGTCCTACCTGTTCACAAATTTTCCAAGCAACCCATCCAAAAACCAAAGAGACGGCTGAAAAAGCAACAGTTTATGATCCCTATTATGGCATGACTAGGACTAAGGTACAAGCAACAGTGCGCTCATTCTCCATTCGTGTACAGTGTAACAAATTACgagggaaaagaaaaactgtaccaAGACCTCAAAAATCTTTAGTATTCGGTCAAAGTATAGACGAGGTATCCACTGCAAGCACCAAATCTACCTCAACACCACATGAAACGATCTCAAACTTCCAACAAGGCCTGGACGTCCAATCACGTCTACCCGGAGGTTCTCTAAAACAAAATATGCCAGTTGATTTTGAATCTGAATCCGAGTCGGAGACTAGTTGTAGCAGTGAGAGTAGTCCGGCAAGTGAGGGTGAATCTGATGACTCTCCTCTTGATGAACAGGAAGACGTGATGACGTTCTCTAAAACAAACTTTGACTCCAAAACTCCGGTAAATGTTCACCCAGTCAATCAGCGCAAGTTTATAGTCTATGAAAGTTGTTTGGATGCCCTACTCTTTAAAATCCCTTGCCAATTTCGAGGTTGCAGCGGACGGATGAAACGCGTTAAGAAGAAAACCTGTGGTTCCTATTTATCAGTATTTTTACAATGTACATCGAGACATTATCAGAAGGTGTGGGAAAGCCAACCAAAGATCGACGGGAAGCCTGCCGGTAACATCGAGCTGTCTGGTGCCGTTTTACTGAGTGGAAATGCCTTTGCCAAAATGCAGCAGTTCTTCAATGTGATGAACATGGTTGGCGTTTCTGAAAGTACCTGTTACAGGTATCAGAAAAATTATCTTTTCCCAGCAATTGAGAGTGCCTGGAGGCTGAATCAAGAGGAGAACTTTGCCGCTTTAGGGACCACCGCGCTGTGTGTTGCGGGAGATTTACAATCTGACTCCTCAGGGCGCAAagcaaaatactgtatatacaccctcatggatgtgaaaacacaaaaaatactCGCCTTTGATATCCAACAACTCTGTGGTGGAGCGAAGTCTGCTGGCCTAAAAAAAATAGCCTGCAAGAAGGCGCTCGATTACCTCTTACGGGAAGACCTGAATGTTCGTATACTGTGCACTGATCGCCACGCTTCAATTCGTAAAATGATCAAAGATGTATATTCAGCAATTGTCCACGAGTATGATGTGCACCATGTGGCCAAGTCCATTGGCAAGAAATTACTAATGGCgagtaaaagaaaaaactgtgagGAACTGGCACATTGGATCGGCCCCGCGAAAAATCATCTGTGTTGGTCCGCCAATAATTGCTCTCAAGATCCGAACAAATTGTTGAAAAGGTGGAATTCCCTTTTGTACCACGTTCAGAATATACATACGTGGTACGATGAAAAATGTGACTATAACGCCTGCCAACACACACAACTTTCCCTCGAGGCTAAAAAGCAACGGAAATGGCTAAACCCTCAAAACGCCTCATACAAGACGTTAAAAAAAATAGTGACGGACGCTCGTCTGCAAAAAGATTTGAAGCACCTCAGCCAATTCTGTCACGCCGGAGACATGGAGGTGTTTCACAGTCATATTCTGAAATACCGATCCAAGTGGCAGCATTTCGGAATAGATGGCGTCCAGGCTCGAATCCAACTGGCAGCCCTTGACCATAATGAAAATATCAACAGAATTCAAGCCGCATCGCAACACACTTTAAAATCAAGCAGAGCGGTCGGGGCAGAATGTTACAACGCGACAAACGCCAAAGCTCGTAAGGAATGGTTGGCGCGGGCAATATACGAACCGACTAATCAACGATTCCTCAAAGACCTACTGCGAGAAGTGATAGAGGTGGCCGCAGGACACCGCTCCATCGATTGA
- the LOC138797183 gene encoding zinc finger protein OZF-like: protein MEEWEYVEGHKDLYRGEQPLMMEDQPPGDRCPRPLDSQDCPEGNVPADNQQGGDQVTNIKVEDEAEEERMRGDPPCMSEVKEEEAPGAAIPENAGNIYEENIVLPLNYKEEEDEGAEQHSSGEALLPITVYPGRHTTDLSYNPPDHEEPSPDRSHTATTELRERKRFQCEECGKEFTKSSNLSTHRGSHTGEKPFSCSECGKCFIQKSHLVSHKRIHTGEKPYSCSECGKCFSMKSHLVRHERLHTGEKPYFCSECGKSFTNKSSFVVHERTHTGEKPYSCSECGKWFTNKSSLVVHERTHTGEKPYSCSECGKCFTVKSYLHTHKRSHIGEKPYSCSECGKCFTQKSHLDQHKRTHRGEKPYSCSECGKCFTDKSNLLRHYRIHT, encoded by the exons atggaggagtgggagtatgtagaaggacacaaggatctgtaccggggggagcagccgctcatgatggaggatcagccgccaggtgatagatgtccccgtcctcttgattcccaggactgtccagagggaaatgtcccagcagacaatcagcag gggggagatcaggtgactaatattaaagtggaggatgaagcagaagaagagaggatgaggggcgatcccccgtgtatgagtgaggtgaaggaggaggaggcgccgggagctgctataccag AAAACGCCGGTAACATCTATGAGGAGAACATTGTGCTACCGCTGAATTATAAAGAAGAAGAGGATGAAGGTGCGGAGCAGCactcctcaggagaagccctcctccccattactgtatatccaggacgtcacactacagatctatcatataatcctcctgaccatgaggaaccttctcctgaccgcTCACACACTGCGACCACGGAGCTAAGAGAGAGAAAAAGGTTTCAATGTGAAGAATGTGGAAAAGAGTTCACAAAAAGCTCAAATCTTTCTACACACAGaggaagtcacacaggagagaagccgttttcatgttcagaatgtgggaaatgttttatacaGAAATCACACCTTGTTTCAcataaaagaattcacacaggagagaagccatattcatgttcagaatgcgggaaatgtttttcaATGAAGTCACATCTTGTTAGACATGAGAGACTTCACACTGGAGAAAAGCCGTACTTTTGCTCAGAATGCGGGAAAAGTTTTACAAATAAATCAAGTTTTGTTGTTCATGAgcgaactcacacaggagagaagccgtattcatgttctgaatgtgggaaatggttTACAAATAAATCAAGTCTTGTTGTTCATGAgcgaactcacacaggagagaagccgtattcatgttctgaatgtgggaaatgttttacagttAAATCTTATTTGCATACACACAAAAGAAGTCAtataggagagaagccatattcttgttcagaatgtgggaagtgttttacacAAAAAAGTCATCTTGATCAACACAAGAGAACTCACAGAGGagaaaagccatattcatgttcagaatgtgggaaatgttttacagataAGTCTAATCTTCTTAGACATTACAGAATTCACACTTGA